The following coding sequences lie in one Arthrobacter sp. SLBN-122 genomic window:
- a CDS encoding MarR family winged helix-turn-helix transcriptional regulator: MVSMGNEGSGYWYGPDGQLDSSAAVLKSLRDYRAAETEVRRSTRDSMGMGETDILALRYLLRVQASGKQVVPKDLSHFLNITSASTTSLIDRLVASGHVRREPHPTDRRSVVVIPTVESDKEVRETLGAMHRRMMQVAEGLTAEEARVVVAFLQRMTDALHAPEAGNNKIH; this comes from the coding sequence ATGGTTTCTATGGGCAACGAGGGGTCCGGTTACTGGTACGGACCCGACGGGCAGCTGGACTCCAGTGCTGCGGTATTGAAGTCACTCCGGGACTATCGGGCAGCCGAGACGGAAGTCCGCCGCTCCACCAGGGACTCCATGGGCATGGGGGAAACCGACATTCTTGCACTCCGGTACCTGCTGCGCGTGCAGGCCTCCGGCAAGCAGGTGGTCCCCAAGGACCTGAGCCATTTCCTCAATATTACTAGCGCTTCCACTACCTCCCTGATCGACAGGCTGGTGGCCAGTGGACATGTTCGCCGCGAGCCGCACCCCACCGACCGCCGCTCTGTGGTTGTCATCCCCACGGTCGAATCGGACAAGGAAGTCCGCGAAACGCTTGGTGCCATGCATCGCCGGATGATGCAGGTAGCTGAAGGGCTCACCGCTGAGGAGGCTCGCGTGGTGGTCGCTTTCCTCCAGCGGATGACCGACGCCCTTCACGCTCCTGAAGCCGGCAACAATAAAATTCACTAG
- a CDS encoding GNAT family N-acetyltransferase has product MQTNPRLNIRQVSWSHPVGADLRRAQQAELDARFGRPDHEPGQPPSGADCAVFLVAYDKGSGQPVGCGGLRLLDSSTAEIKRLYVLPYTRGSGVASSILAALEAEAHKQGITRIKAEAGSAQPDGRNFYENSGFEAIPNFGPYLGVEHSYCYAKSINARSAAHTAMA; this is encoded by the coding sequence ATGCAGACCAATCCAAGGCTGAACATCCGGCAGGTCTCCTGGTCCCACCCTGTTGGCGCCGACCTCCGCCGGGCCCAGCAGGCCGAACTTGACGCCCGCTTTGGCCGGCCTGACCACGAACCCGGCCAGCCGCCGTCGGGCGCCGACTGCGCAGTCTTCCTGGTGGCATACGACAAGGGCTCCGGGCAGCCAGTGGGCTGCGGGGGACTACGGCTCCTCGATTCATCAACGGCCGAAATCAAGCGTCTCTACGTACTGCCCTACACCCGCGGGTCCGGCGTAGCCAGCTCCATCCTGGCAGCCCTCGAAGCGGAGGCACACAAGCAGGGGATCACCCGCATCAAAGCGGAGGCAGGGTCAGCGCAACCGGACGGCCGGAACTTCTACGAGAATTCGGGGTTTGAGGCCATCCCGAACTTTGGCCCCTACCTGGGGGTGGAACACTCCTACTGCTACGCCAAAAGCATCAATGCCCGCAGCGCGGCCCACACCGCCATGGCCTAG
- a CDS encoding acyl-CoA thioesterase produces METADITFRTRKWVRPEDLNANGTLFGGSLLKWIDEEAAIYAILQLGNGRAVTKYISEINFVSSAVQGDLIEMGLTATRFGRTSLTMRAEVRNMITRQSILTIEEIVFVNLNQDGKPEPHGYTEITYDRDRIPTHHLTGTVAKD; encoded by the coding sequence ATGGAAACAGCGGACATCACTTTCCGGACCCGCAAGTGGGTCCGGCCCGAGGACCTCAACGCCAACGGCACGCTCTTCGGTGGCAGCCTGCTGAAGTGGATTGACGAAGAAGCCGCCATCTACGCCATCCTCCAGCTGGGAAACGGCCGCGCCGTCACCAAATACATCTCGGAGATCAACTTTGTCAGCTCCGCCGTCCAGGGCGACCTCATCGAGATGGGCCTCACGGCCACCCGGTTCGGACGGACCTCCCTGACCATGCGCGCCGAGGTCCGCAACATGATCACCCGGCAAAGCATCCTCACCATCGAGGAGATCGTCTTCGTGAACCTGAACCAGGACGGCAAGCCCGAACCGCACGGCTACACGGAGATCACCTACGACCGGGACCGGATCCCCACCCATCACCTGACCGGGACCGTCGCCAAGGACTAA
- a CDS encoding extracellular solute-binding protein, with translation MRKLQTLVAAAVAVTLLAGCGGGSTPPTSSGEATGAPAGGSGDALVVYTNSNGEGRGDWLAGKAAEAGFKIEIVGAGGADATNKLIAEKNNPIADVAFGLNNMYFSQIKNAGALEAYQPAWAGDVDKGLGDGETYWPLVKQAILLGYNSDKFTKEAAPKDWTDLWTKDEFKDRYERVTGLGTATAQLVFAGILSRYRDDSGDLGISDDGWKQVEQYFKNGSPAVAKTDLFARIASGEVDMGQMPSSIIAEREKSFKVNVDTVIPTVGVPLAVEQIALVKGTKKKEQAQKFIDWFGSVEVQGEFAQKFNSMPVNKAAQAKANPDVVGFFADLKQQDIDWGFVQKNMGAWVEKIELEYMT, from the coding sequence GTGCGTAAATTGCAGACTTTGGTTGCCGCCGCCGTCGCCGTCACCCTCCTCGCCGGATGCGGTGGTGGTTCCACTCCGCCGACGTCATCGGGGGAAGCGACCGGCGCTCCGGCAGGTGGTTCCGGGGACGCTTTGGTTGTCTATACCAACTCCAACGGAGAGGGCCGGGGCGATTGGCTGGCCGGCAAGGCGGCCGAGGCCGGGTTCAAGATTGAGATCGTGGGGGCCGGCGGTGCCGATGCCACCAACAAACTCATTGCCGAGAAGAACAATCCCATTGCGGACGTCGCATTTGGCCTGAACAACATGTACTTTTCGCAAATCAAGAACGCGGGTGCGTTGGAGGCCTACCAGCCTGCCTGGGCCGGTGATGTGGACAAGGGACTTGGCGACGGGGAGACGTACTGGCCCCTGGTGAAGCAGGCCATCCTCCTCGGCTACAACTCTGACAAGTTCACCAAAGAAGCAGCACCGAAGGACTGGACCGACCTGTGGACCAAGGACGAGTTCAAGGACCGTTATGAAAGGGTCACAGGCCTGGGAACCGCCACAGCCCAGTTGGTTTTTGCCGGCATCCTCTCCCGGTACCGGGACGACTCCGGTGACTTGGGTATCTCGGACGACGGTTGGAAGCAGGTTGAGCAATACTTCAAGAACGGCAGTCCCGCCGTTGCGAAAACCGACCTGTTTGCCCGCATCGCGTCCGGCGAAGTGGACATGGGCCAGATGCCGTCCTCGATCATCGCCGAGCGCGAAAAGTCCTTCAAGGTGAACGTCGACACGGTCATCCCTACCGTTGGCGTCCCGCTGGCGGTGGAGCAGATCGCACTGGTGAAGGGCACCAAGAAGAAGGAGCAGGCGCAGAAATTCATCGACTGGTTCGGCAGCGTCGAGGTTCAGGGCGAGTTCGCCCAAAAGTTCAATTCCATGCCCGTCAACAAGGCGGCCCAGGCAAAGGCAAACCCCGACGTCGTGGGCTTCTTTGCCGACCTTAAGCAGCAGGACATCGACTGGGGCTTCGTCCAGAAGAACATGGGTGCCTGGGTGGAGAAGATCGAGCTCGAATACATGACGTAA
- a CDS encoding ABC transporter ATP-binding protein produces the protein MIRLENIEVTFGGFTAIPHLDLHVRPGEFFTLLGPSGCGKTTALRTLAGFIQPSRGTVRVDGKDVTRLPSDKRQVGMVFQNYALFPSMSVWENIAFGLRVRKEKPADSDRLVRDIARRVELSDEQLAKNVAELSGGQQQRVAVARALVLRPKILLLDEPLSNLDAKLRHQLRQQLKDLQSEFGITTVYVTHDQDEALAMSDRVAVFNKGVIEQVGTPQDIYDHAATEFVCNFIGDSSALTPEFVSEVNRLSGAGLSADARSYLRVEKASLDRPADGGTAVGLPATVVSRTYHGLHSRYVVRSHGADIRLLVREDGSSHPESGTNTTVYVQPEHILQYRPGSGAALRQDQAVALP, from the coding sequence ATGATCCGCTTGGAAAACATTGAAGTTACCTTTGGCGGCTTCACCGCCATTCCGCACCTGGACCTGCATGTTCGGCCCGGCGAGTTCTTCACCCTCCTGGGACCCTCCGGTTGCGGAAAGACGACGGCGCTGCGCACCCTGGCCGGCTTCATCCAGCCGTCCAGGGGTACGGTCCGTGTCGATGGCAAGGATGTGACCCGCCTTCCCAGTGATAAGCGGCAGGTGGGCATGGTGTTTCAGAACTATGCCCTGTTCCCGAGCATGAGTGTTTGGGAAAACATCGCCTTCGGACTCCGGGTCCGGAAGGAAAAACCGGCAGACAGCGACCGACTTGTGCGGGACATCGCACGGCGCGTGGAGCTCAGCGATGAACAGCTGGCGAAGAACGTGGCGGAGCTGTCCGGCGGACAGCAGCAGCGGGTTGCCGTAGCGCGGGCCCTGGTGCTGCGGCCAAAAATCCTGCTGCTGGACGAGCCACTGTCCAATCTTGACGCCAAGCTCCGCCACCAGCTGCGCCAGCAGCTCAAGGACCTGCAAAGCGAGTTTGGCATCACTACCGTCTATGTCACCCACGACCAGGACGAGGCACTTGCCATGAGTGACCGCGTTGCGGTCTTCAACAAGGGCGTCATAGAGCAAGTGGGTACGCCGCAGGACATTTACGACCATGCGGCTACTGAGTTTGTCTGCAATTTCATCGGCGACAGTTCCGCGCTTACACCTGAATTTGTCTCAGAGGTCAACAGACTCTCAGGCGCCGGCCTCAGCGCCGACGCCAGATCCTACCTGCGTGTGGAAAAGGCCTCCCTTGACCGCCCCGCTGACGGGGGCACCGCCGTCGGACTTCCCGCCACCGTTGTTTCCCGCACTTACCACGGCCTGCACAGCCGCTACGTGGTGCGCAGCCACGGCGCGGACATCCGTCTCCTGGTCAGGGAGGACGGAAGCAGCCACCCGGAGTCCGGCACGAACACAACCGTCTACGTCCAGCCTGAGCACATCCTCCAGTACCGTCCAGGCAGTGGTGCCGCACTACGCCAGGACCAGGCGGTTGCCCTGCCATGA
- a CDS encoding ABC transporter permease, producing MSTNTTVRSMGRSPFVLVVGVILTWFIAAFLVWPNVNILIATFFPDGSFSGRAAEKLFSSQRAMKALGNSFLLAVALSVTVNLVGVFIVLVTHYFRIRGSRILFLGYASTFIYGGIVLAAGYKFIYGDKGIVTTLLVKLIPGMDPAWFSGFFAVLVVMTFATTTNHMLFVANALKGIDYQTIEAARNLGASTWTILRRIVLPMLKPTLFAVTILSFLTGLGALSAPQVLGGRDFQTITPMILTFTNSPTSRDLAALLAVILGLATMLMLAVMSRLEKGGTYFSVSKVSSELQKQDITNPAANVAVHAVAYVLFAVYTLPVVLIVLYSFADGAAIQTGQLSLANLTLDNYVRVLTQQSGLRPFIVSVVYSALAAVIAVGGLLFVARLLQKYKNWVSSAFEYLLHIPWILPSALLALGLIVSYDHPNPLVGGAVLTGTTVILLIAFVTVKIPFTLRMLKASFASVNSSLEEAAAIMGAKTLYVFRRILLPLVLPAAAAITALNFNSLLDDYDTAIFLAHPLVQPLGLVIKANTDGAEGTEGVANTFVYTVLLMVITGVTMYLVYGRSGRRRARKQLPTDSPGRQASGPVLPGTRAPGEDDATRPAAAVR from the coding sequence ATGAGCACCAACACCACAGTGCGCAGCATGGGTCGATCACCTTTCGTCCTGGTGGTGGGCGTGATCCTCACCTGGTTTATTGCCGCGTTCCTGGTATGGCCCAACGTCAACATCCTGATTGCCACCTTCTTTCCTGACGGGAGCTTTTCGGGCCGCGCCGCGGAGAAACTGTTTTCCTCGCAGCGGGCCATGAAGGCATTGGGCAACAGCTTCCTCCTGGCCGTGGCTCTGTCTGTCACCGTCAACCTGGTGGGCGTCTTCATTGTCCTGGTCACCCACTACTTTCGGATCAGGGGCTCGCGCATCCTCTTCCTGGGCTACGCCTCCACCTTCATCTATGGCGGCATCGTGCTGGCCGCGGGGTACAAATTCATCTATGGCGACAAAGGAATAGTCACCACACTGCTGGTCAAGCTGATCCCCGGAATGGACCCAGCGTGGTTTTCCGGATTTTTCGCCGTACTGGTAGTCATGACCTTTGCCACCACCACCAACCACATGCTGTTCGTCGCGAACGCGCTCAAGGGCATCGACTACCAGACCATCGAGGCCGCGCGGAATCTTGGCGCCTCAACCTGGACCATCCTGCGGCGCATCGTCCTCCCAATGCTCAAGCCCACGCTGTTCGCCGTCACCATCCTGTCGTTCCTCACCGGCCTGGGCGCCTTGAGTGCCCCGCAGGTGCTGGGCGGCCGCGATTTCCAGACCATTACGCCGATGATCCTGACGTTCACCAACAGCCCCACATCGCGGGACCTGGCGGCGCTGCTAGCCGTGATCCTGGGCCTGGCCACTATGCTGATGCTCGCCGTCATGTCCCGGCTGGAGAAGGGCGGCACCTATTTCTCGGTGTCCAAGGTGTCCTCGGAGCTGCAGAAGCAGGACATCACCAACCCCGCAGCAAATGTGGCCGTGCATGCCGTGGCATATGTCCTGTTTGCCGTCTATACGCTCCCGGTGGTGTTGATCGTGCTTTACTCGTTTGCCGACGGCGCAGCCATTCAGACGGGGCAGCTGTCGCTGGCGAACCTGACGCTGGACAACTACGTCCGCGTCCTCACCCAGCAGTCCGGGCTCCGTCCGTTCATCGTCAGTGTTGTGTACAGCGCCCTGGCCGCCGTCATCGCCGTCGGCGGACTGCTCTTCGTGGCCCGGCTGCTGCAGAAATACAAAAACTGGGTGTCCTCGGCCTTCGAGTACCTGCTGCACATCCCATGGATCCTGCCGTCCGCGCTCCTGGCTTTGGGCCTGATTGTCAGCTACGACCACCCGAATCCCCTGGTGGGGGGCGCCGTGCTCACCGGAACCACGGTGATCCTGCTCATCGCCTTCGTCACTGTGAAGATTCCATTCACCCTCCGGATGCTTAAAGCGTCCTTCGCGTCCGTGAACTCTTCTTTGGAAGAGGCTGCGGCCATCATGGGCGCCAAGACCCTGTACGTCTTCCGGCGTATCCTCCTGCCGCTGGTGCTCCCGGCGGCAGCAGCCATTACGGCCCTGAACTTCAACAGCCTCCTGGACGACTATGACACCGCCATCTTCCTGGCCCATCCGCTCGTGCAGCCGCTGGGCCTGGTGATCAAGGCCAACACCGATGGGGCCGAAGGCACTGAGGGCGTCGCTAACACGTTCGTGTATACGGTGCTCCTCATGGTCATCACCGGGGTGACGATGTACCTCGTGTACGGCAGGTCCGGGCGGCGCAGGGCCAGAAAGCAACTGCCCACGGACTCTCCCGGCCGGCAGGCCTCCGGCCCGGTACTTCCCGGCACCCGGGCCCCGGGCGAGGACGACGCTACACGCCCGGCCGCTGCCGTCCGCTGA
- a CDS encoding FAD-dependent monooxygenase produces METITIVGGGIAGIALAAALDAGRFDVTVYEKRPELPGVGNALGMWPNAQRALARLGILDQARAVSPVLGSGSVRNAQGEPWITVDAGDMFGISRADLLQLLDAAVPASVHRITGQIRELPRDGALVVGADGVHSVVRSKAWGPGTDARLTPYLALRGTLPTPVAPDEVGEYWGRGDLFGMAAARGGSFWYASYRSGLGPYGIDVPLVLEQARERYAGHAPSIRRALATATPEACLVQRLWTVPHLHSYVRGRAVLIGDAAHAMMPTLGRGACESLVDAVTLADLLNTLPENQALRAFDLRRRLRTRAVSLASSALGRIALADRGQPLRDRLLNLARRRNKRAAVGSGAGR; encoded by the coding sequence ATGGAGACCATCACGATCGTGGGTGGCGGCATCGCCGGGATTGCCCTTGCGGCAGCCCTGGACGCAGGCCGCTTCGACGTGACGGTGTACGAAAAGCGGCCGGAGCTGCCCGGAGTGGGCAACGCGTTGGGGATGTGGCCCAATGCCCAGCGCGCCCTGGCCCGGCTGGGGATACTGGACCAGGCGCGGGCGGTGAGCCCGGTCCTCGGCAGCGGATCGGTCCGTAACGCCCAGGGCGAACCGTGGATCACCGTCGATGCCGGGGACATGTTCGGCATCTCCCGGGCCGACCTGCTGCAGCTCCTCGACGCCGCCGTCCCTGCAAGCGTCCATCGAATCACCGGCCAAATACGCGAACTGCCCAGGGACGGGGCACTGGTGGTCGGCGCTGACGGCGTTCACAGTGTGGTCCGCAGCAAGGCGTGGGGCCCCGGAACAGATGCCCGCCTGACGCCCTACCTTGCCCTCCGGGGGACCCTCCCGACTCCCGTCGCCCCGGATGAGGTGGGCGAGTACTGGGGCCGCGGCGACTTGTTCGGCATGGCAGCCGCCCGGGGCGGGTCCTTCTGGTACGCCAGTTACCGGTCCGGACTTGGCCCGTACGGAATCGATGTGCCGTTAGTGCTGGAACAGGCCCGGGAGCGTTACGCCGGCCATGCGCCTTCCATCCGGCGCGCGCTGGCCACAGCCACTCCGGAGGCATGCCTGGTCCAGCGCCTGTGGACAGTGCCGCATCTGCACTCTTACGTCCGGGGCCGGGCAGTGCTCATCGGGGATGCGGCACACGCAATGATGCCCACCCTGGGCCGCGGCGCCTGCGAATCATTGGTGGACGCCGTAACACTCGCAGACCTGCTCAACACCTTGCCCGAAAACCAGGCACTCCGTGCCTTTGACCTCAGGCGGCGGCTCCGGACGCGCGCCGTGAGCCTCGCCTCCTCGGCGCTCGGACGCATAGCCCTCGCTGACCGTGGCCAGCCGCTCCGCGACCGCCTGCTCAACCTGGCCCGACGGCGGAACAAGCGGGCCGCCGTCGGCAGCGGTGCGGGAAGGTAG
- a CDS encoding TetR/AcrR family transcriptional regulator, protein MPDRRIQLLDAALAVVADKGMKGLTHRAVDGAAGLSQGTTSNYYRSRTALVEAVLDRLLELDSALLANQAPAGPPRDIGELAGQLAALVLALAGQHADLTRARLALSLDRPESVTAGHFQLVGGLEQALAGLGVPDARARARDVADYGDGVLLHLLTVRRDEEPDAAAIAAAVRRLLGS, encoded by the coding sequence ATGCCGGACAGACGCATCCAACTGCTTGACGCTGCCCTGGCCGTGGTGGCTGACAAGGGCATGAAGGGACTCACCCACCGCGCCGTGGACGGCGCCGCAGGCCTCTCCCAGGGCACCACGTCCAACTACTACCGCAGCCGCACCGCCTTGGTTGAGGCCGTCCTGGACCGGCTGCTGGAGCTGGACTCAGCCCTCCTGGCCAATCAGGCGCCGGCAGGCCCACCGCGGGATATTGGGGAGCTGGCCGGACAGTTGGCGGCCCTGGTGCTGGCACTGGCCGGACAGCATGCCGACTTGACCCGCGCCAGGCTGGCACTCTCACTGGACAGGCCCGAGTCTGTGACCGCCGGCCACTTCCAGCTGGTGGGCGGCCTGGAACAGGCCCTTGCCGGGCTGGGAGTGCCGGACGCTCGAGCCCGGGCAAGGGATGTTGCCGACTATGGCGACGGGGTGCTGTTGCACCTCCTTACCGTAAGACGGGACGAAGAGCCCGACGCTGCCGCCATCGCGGCGGCAGTCCGGCGGCTGCTGGGTTCTTAG
- a CDS encoding 4-hydroxybenzoate 3-monooxygenase gives MARKVITTQVAIMGGGPAGLMLSHLLAKAGIESTVIEVRSHEEISHTVRAGILEHGTANLLVDSGVSDRVLRDGDRHDGIELRFNGESHRIDFKDLVGESVWLYPQTDVFLDLAARRKDDGGDVRYSVADTSVHDLEGSPKVWFTDSEGVDFEIQADFLVGADGSRSHCRFQVPEAHRKWYFHEYPFAWFGILAEAPRSSDELIYANSANGFALISQRTEAVQRMYFQCDPKENVAEWDDDRIWAEFRSRVNGNGFELKEGPVIEKMVLPFRSFVHTPMRHGNLFLAGDAAHTVPPTGAKGLNLAINDVKVLFEGLDSHYNSGSDLLLGTYSDRALDRVWKAQQFSYWMTTMLHTPADADDFSRARQLGELNSVVSSRHGRAYLAEAYTGRPAGA, from the coding sequence ATGGCACGAAAAGTCATCACCACCCAGGTGGCCATCATGGGAGGCGGCCCGGCGGGGCTGATGCTCTCCCATCTCCTGGCAAAGGCAGGCATCGAATCCACGGTGATCGAGGTCCGCAGCCATGAAGAAATTTCCCACACGGTGCGCGCCGGCATCCTGGAGCATGGCACCGCCAACCTGCTGGTGGACAGCGGCGTCTCGGACCGGGTGCTGCGCGACGGGGACCGGCACGACGGCATCGAGCTGCGCTTCAACGGCGAGAGCCACCGCATCGACTTCAAGGACCTTGTGGGGGAGTCCGTATGGCTGTACCCCCAAACGGACGTTTTCCTGGACCTTGCCGCACGTAGGAAGGACGACGGCGGCGACGTCCGCTACAGCGTCGCGGACACGTCCGTCCATGATCTGGAGGGCAGCCCGAAAGTCTGGTTCACCGATTCCGAAGGCGTGGACTTCGAGATCCAGGCCGACTTCCTGGTGGGCGCAGACGGATCGCGCAGCCACTGCCGCTTCCAGGTTCCGGAGGCGCACCGCAAGTGGTACTTCCACGAATACCCCTTCGCCTGGTTCGGCATCCTGGCCGAAGCGCCGCGCAGCTCCGATGAGCTGATCTACGCCAACTCCGCCAACGGCTTCGCCCTGATCAGCCAGCGCACTGAGGCCGTGCAGCGGATGTACTTCCAGTGCGATCCCAAGGAGAACGTGGCCGAATGGGATGACGACAGGATCTGGGCAGAGTTCCGCAGCCGGGTCAACGGCAACGGCTTTGAACTCAAGGAAGGGCCGGTCATCGAGAAGATGGTCCTCCCCTTCCGCAGTTTCGTCCACACTCCCATGCGCCATGGCAACCTCTTCCTGGCCGGCGACGCCGCGCACACCGTGCCGCCCACCGGCGCCAAGGGCCTCAACCTGGCCATCAACGACGTCAAGGTCCTCTTCGAGGGGCTGGACAGCCACTACAACTCCGGCTCCGACCTGCTGCTGGGGACCTACAGCGACCGCGCCCTGGACCGGGTGTGGAAGGCGCAGCAGTTCTCCTACTGGATGACCACCATGCTGCACACTCCCGCCGACGCCGATGACTTCTCCCGCGCCCGGCAGCTCGGTGAACTGAACTCCGTGGTCTCCTCCCGCCATGGAAGGGCCTACCTGGCTGAGGCGTATACGGGCCGGCCTGCCGGCGCCTAA
- a CDS encoding IclR family transcriptional regulator: MANSSSGDSVVDRIVRLISAFPQDIGALRLSDLADRAGLPLTTTHRLVQQLAGHGLLETAPGGMVRPGLRLWELVNRASPALALRQAAMPFMEDIQQVLNQNVNLAVLDGWEALFVERLSRRGSVANRAQVAGRMPVHISSAGLALMAHQDKALQQEYLDQFADPDGKLVAADVRGLLAETSRQGFAQLKGVVDAGTWGIAVPVLDRRQQAVASLGVVVPLQEMRLQALVPALQTAARGIARGLAGA, from the coding sequence GTGGCGAACTCAAGCTCGGGGGATTCGGTGGTGGACCGGATCGTGCGGCTGATCTCCGCCTTCCCCCAGGACATCGGTGCCCTGCGATTGTCCGACCTGGCTGACCGGGCAGGCCTTCCGCTGACCACCACCCACCGTCTGGTGCAGCAGCTCGCCGGCCATGGGCTGCTGGAGACCGCTCCCGGCGGCATGGTGCGGCCCGGACTCCGGCTGTGGGAGCTGGTGAACCGCGCCTCGCCGGCGTTGGCGCTTCGGCAGGCGGCCATGCCCTTCATGGAGGACATCCAGCAGGTCCTGAACCAGAATGTGAACCTCGCGGTGCTGGACGGCTGGGAAGCGCTCTTCGTGGAGCGGCTGTCCCGCCGGGGCTCGGTGGCCAACCGGGCCCAGGTGGCGGGCCGGATGCCCGTCCATATTTCATCCGCCGGATTGGCCCTCATGGCCCACCAGGACAAGGCGCTGCAGCAGGAGTACCTGGACCAGTTCGCCGACCCCGACGGGAAGCTGGTTGCGGCGGACGTCCGGGGGCTGCTGGCCGAAACCTCCCGCCAGGGCTTCGCGCAGCTCAAAGGCGTGGTGGACGCCGGCACCTGGGGGATCGCGGTGCCCGTGCTGGATCGCCGCCAGCAGGCCGTTGCGTCGCTGGGCGTCGTGGTGCCGCTGCAGGAGATGCGCCTGCAGGCCCTGGTGCCGGCACTGCAAACGGCCGCCCGCGGCATCGCCAGGGGCCTGGCCGGGGCCTGA